The Pseudomonas sp. DG56-2 genome contains a region encoding:
- a CDS encoding helix-turn-helix domain-containing protein, giving the protein MKKAHSQTVALNTFEQPWFVLNSSHYSAIASVHPAISHFYSLDIAQSSNLMFAVPDGCVDIVVDCDSTRPTARVCGTPLEARQVELLENHHYFGVRFTPGVIPGFINALAQELTEQELNLLDVTPRAQGFFDEVINTELLSEQIDAFNRFLVPDALCKTSVLTASVIRTVLQHKGDIRIQQLEELSGYTTRTIHRQFSQDTGMTPKAFCRIIRCQAALNAINSEEDLSFSELAMELGFTDQSHFLRDFKKLVSTTPHVYQQRITQGAYNQRIMQSRHSSPARSAPTGFDCSH; this is encoded by the coding sequence TTCGGCAATAGCGTCCGTTCATCCGGCTATTTCTCATTTCTATTCATTGGATATTGCGCAGTCGAGCAATCTAATGTTTGCCGTGCCCGATGGCTGCGTGGATATAGTCGTCGATTGCGACAGTACCCGCCCCACTGCCCGCGTGTGTGGCACGCCGTTGGAAGCCAGGCAGGTGGAACTGCTGGAAAACCATCATTATTTCGGCGTGCGTTTTACCCCAGGGGTCATCCCTGGGTTTATCAATGCGCTGGCGCAAGAACTGACAGAACAGGAGTTGAACCTGCTGGACGTGACCCCGCGGGCGCAGGGCTTTTTCGACGAAGTGATAAACACTGAGTTGCTCAGCGAACAAATCGACGCCTTCAACCGGTTTTTGGTACCCGATGCGTTGTGCAAGACATCCGTATTGACCGCCTCGGTCATTCGCACGGTGTTGCAACACAAGGGTGATATCCGTATTCAGCAACTGGAAGAATTGAGCGGCTACACCACCCGCACCATTCATCGCCAATTCAGCCAGGACACCGGGATGACGCCCAAAGCGTTCTGCCGAATCATTCGCTGCCAAGCGGCGCTGAACGCCATCAACAGTGAAGAAGACCTTTCATTTTCGGAACTGGCGATGGAGCTTGGATTTACCGATCAATCGCATTTTTTGCGTGATTTCAAAAAGCTGGTCAGTACTACGCCCCATGTCTATCAACAGCGCATCACGCAAGGGGCGTATAACCAACGGATCATGCAGTCCCGTCATTCGTCGCCGGCAAGATCAGCTCCCACTGGGTTCGATTGCAGCCACTAG
- a CDS encoding helix-turn-helix domain-containing protein — MAMFAQMKSFDDVHLHAGAIVGWQQTYDQLSTGPVQTVLKHVTGERFQIFQESLNKRVVQRGLAPPGRLCLAMAMCSGEPAVFQGKSLGTESVTLLHSGQEFFVQAADGMDLLAITVEASRLENLAAREFSDSEMRRLARVSRLELRKQVLQTVRKRLEDVVTAALQNDALPENLLEDLTLECMLDLLDHRVECEEGRAGNHVVSAYLVKQSQEMALAYNDEPISVLELCERLNVSRRTLQRSFQSVTGLRPVEYLRSVRLNAARRRLRMTCANEVTVARIASDFGFTHLGHFSGYYKMLFGEHPSDTPRH, encoded by the coding sequence ATGGCGATGTTTGCCCAAATGAAAAGCTTTGACGATGTCCATTTGCACGCTGGTGCGATCGTGGGTTGGCAACAAACCTACGATCAATTGAGCACGGGACCGGTGCAAACGGTGCTCAAGCACGTGACCGGAGAGCGCTTTCAGATATTTCAGGAGTCGTTGAATAAGCGTGTAGTCCAGCGCGGCTTGGCGCCGCCGGGCCGACTGTGCCTGGCGATGGCCATGTGTTCCGGGGAGCCGGCCGTGTTTCAGGGCAAAAGCCTGGGAACCGAAAGTGTCACGCTTCTTCACAGTGGTCAGGAGTTTTTCGTGCAGGCGGCCGATGGGATGGACCTGTTGGCGATCACCGTGGAAGCCTCTCGTCTGGAAAACCTGGCTGCCAGAGAATTTTCAGACAGTGAAATGCGCCGTCTGGCGCGGGTTTCGCGTTTGGAATTGCGCAAGCAAGTGCTGCAAACCGTGCGTAAGCGACTTGAGGATGTGGTCACCGCTGCACTGCAAAACGATGCGCTGCCGGAAAACTTGCTGGAAGATCTAACCCTGGAGTGCATGCTCGATTTGCTCGACCACCGGGTTGAATGCGAAGAAGGGCGTGCGGGCAATCATGTGGTTAGCGCCTATCTGGTCAAGCAAAGTCAGGAAATGGCCTTGGCCTATAACGATGAGCCTATTTCAGTGTTGGAGTTGTGCGAACGACTGAACGTCAGTCGGCGCACGCTACAACGCAGTTTTCAAAGTGTGACCGGCTTGCGTCCGGTTGAGTACTTGCGCTCGGTAAGGCTCAACGCGGCGCGTCGGCGACTGCGCATGACCTGCGCCAATGAGGTGACCGTAGCAAGGATTGCCAGTGATTTCGGCTTCACCCATTTGGGGCATTTTTCCGGGTATTACAAAATGCTGTTTGGCGAGCACCCATCTGACACACCCCGTCATTGA
- a CDS encoding APC family permease — protein MSESLRDSSSKELRRGSLGVAMIIFFVLSAASPLSVLAGGFPIGIMLGNGAGTPALLILTLLVLLCFAAGYTRMASHITHAGGFYALISRGLGGMAGGAAGVLAMVAYNILQAGMYGLFGAIVAGSLAEVFGIQVPWWLCSATALGLIACLGYRNIDLSARVLSITVIAEYIAMIILDVAILSSGGAHGVNLDSFTPTHVTSGNPSIGLLFCFAAFIGFEATTLYSEEAKNAKRTIPLATYLSVLLIGGFYTLSLWAMVVGAGANDIVSALQSLQDPTTFLYSLSDHYVGPALTGTIRILFVASMFAGLLAFHNAAARYFFAIGRDGLLPEKLGTTHRKHQSPHLGSGLQSLIAASILAVFALAGADPVLQLFSWFSNVATLCLILLMVLTSLAVIGFFKANPQLADSRLKCFILPALSGVALLAVLITAIIHFDVLTGASTTMSLALCTVVPIAALAGILLAARLRSTAPLRFSGLGNNAA, from the coding sequence ATGAGCGAATCCCTGCGCGATAGTTCCTCGAAGGAACTGCGGCGTGGCAGCCTAGGTGTTGCCATGATCATCTTCTTTGTGTTGTCAGCGGCAAGCCCGCTCAGCGTATTGGCCGGCGGTTTCCCCATCGGCATCATGCTTGGCAATGGCGCGGGTACGCCTGCTTTACTGATCCTTACTCTGCTTGTGTTGTTGTGCTTCGCGGCGGGCTACACCCGTATGGCCAGCCACATCACCCACGCTGGAGGCTTCTACGCGTTGATCTCCCGTGGCTTGGGTGGCATGGCGGGCGGCGCGGCAGGGGTGTTGGCCATGGTTGCCTACAACATTCTGCAAGCGGGCATGTACGGCTTGTTCGGCGCCATCGTCGCCGGGAGCCTGGCAGAAGTGTTCGGCATCCAGGTGCCATGGTGGTTGTGTTCGGCCACAGCGCTGGGCCTGATTGCCTGCCTTGGCTACCGCAACATTGACCTGTCGGCTCGCGTGCTGTCGATCACCGTGATCGCCGAATACATTGCAATGATCATTCTCGATGTGGCGATTCTGAGCAGCGGCGGCGCCCATGGCGTTAACCTCGACTCCTTCACCCCGACCCATGTCACCAGCGGCAACCCGTCCATTGGCCTGTTGTTCTGCTTCGCAGCCTTCATCGGTTTTGAGGCGACAACGCTGTATAGTGAAGAAGCCAAGAATGCCAAGCGCACTATCCCGCTTGCTACCTACCTATCGGTCCTGTTGATTGGCGGTTTCTACACCCTGTCGCTGTGGGCCATGGTGGTGGGCGCAGGCGCTAATGACATCGTGTCAGCGCTGCAGTCCCTGCAAGATCCGACCACGTTCCTGTACTCGCTGTCTGATCACTATGTAGGCCCTGCCTTGACGGGCACCATCCGCATCCTCTTCGTGGCCAGTATGTTTGCCGGGCTGTTGGCCTTCCACAACGCCGCTGCACGCTATTTCTTCGCCATTGGCCGCGATGGTTTGCTGCCGGAGAAACTCGGTACTACCCACAGAAAACACCAAAGCCCGCACCTGGGGTCCGGCCTGCAGTCGCTGATCGCGGCCAGCATCCTGGCGGTGTTTGCCCTGGCAGGTGCAGACCCGGTGCTGCAACTGTTCTCCTGGTTCTCCAACGTCGCCACCCTGTGCCTGATCCTGTTGATGGTGCTGACCTCGCTTGCGGTCATCGGCTTCTTCAAGGCCAACCCGCAGCTGGCCGACAGCAGGCTCAAGTGCTTCATTTTGCCAGCGCTCTCGGGTGTGGCGCTGCTGGCGGTGCTGATCACCGCGATCATCCACTTCGATGTGCTGACCGGGGCGAGCACCACCATGTCGCTGGCACTGTGCACCGTGGTGCCGATTGCCGCACTGGCGGGCATCCTCTTGGCTGCACGCTTGCGCAGCACGGCGCCCTTGAGGTTCAGCGGCCTGGGCAACAACGCCGCCTGA
- a CDS encoding aldehyde dehydrogenase family protein gives MSEVALLDSVVTFLAKPLGSFIDGVTTVDKQAAVTEVINPTTEQPIARVSDATPAQVDAAVAAASRAFKGSWAQTSPYQRGVLLNKLADTIELHGEELAQLEALNSGKSINVARGLEVAQSAVFLRYFAGWTTKITGESITPSLPSMNGEQYTAFTRREPLGVVAGIVPWNFPLMIAVWKLGSALATGCTIVLKPSEFSPLSLLRLVELTKDVGIPDGAVNVVTGAGRIGQQLTEHGDVRKVSFTGSVPTGIAVGAAAMKAKLTRVTLELGGKNPAALLADVNLDEVVPGLLMTAFTHQGQICASPERIYVHRSRIDELSAKLGAALASLKIGSPLDESVQFGPLANKAHYDKIVSYFERLGDGQEIITGGRTVGGTGYFVEPTLLRACNPKDLFLTEETFGPIVCLLPFDSDEELIELLNDTPYGLGASIWTNDLSKALRMIPRIESGMVWVNMHTFLDPAVPFGGSKSSGVGREFGSAFIDAFTELKSVMIRY, from the coding sequence ATGAGCGAAGTAGCGCTTCTTGATAGCGTGGTGACGTTTTTAGCCAAGCCCCTGGGCAGCTTCATCGACGGTGTGACCACCGTGGACAAGCAGGCCGCTGTCACCGAAGTTATCAACCCGACCACCGAGCAGCCGATTGCTCGGGTTTCTGATGCGACCCCAGCGCAAGTCGATGCGGCCGTTGCGGCAGCATCGCGGGCGTTCAAGGGCAGTTGGGCGCAGACCTCGCCGTATCAACGTGGCGTGTTGCTGAACAAGCTGGCGGATACGATTGAGCTGCATGGAGAAGAACTGGCGCAGCTTGAAGCCTTGAACTCGGGCAAGTCAATCAACGTCGCCCGAGGCTTGGAAGTGGCGCAATCGGCGGTGTTTCTGCGTTACTTCGCTGGCTGGACCACCAAAATCACCGGTGAAAGCATCACCCCGTCATTGCCTTCGATGAACGGTGAGCAGTACACCGCGTTCACCCGTCGCGAGCCGTTGGGCGTAGTGGCCGGTATCGTGCCGTGGAATTTCCCGCTGATGATCGCCGTGTGGAAACTCGGCTCGGCGTTGGCTACCGGTTGCACCATTGTCCTAAAGCCCAGCGAATTCTCACCACTGAGCCTTTTGCGCCTTGTCGAATTGACCAAAGATGTCGGCATCCCCGATGGCGCCGTCAACGTGGTAACCGGTGCTGGCCGGATTGGCCAACAGCTGACCGAGCATGGCGACGTGCGCAAGGTGTCATTCACCGGCTCCGTGCCGACCGGCATCGCCGTGGGCGCTGCAGCGATGAAGGCCAAGCTGACCCGCGTTACCCTGGAGCTGGGCGGCAAAAACCCGGCGGCGCTGTTGGCCGACGTCAACCTTGATGAAGTCGTGCCGGGGCTGTTGATGACCGCCTTTACCCACCAGGGCCAGATTTGTGCCTCGCCCGAGCGCATCTACGTGCATCGCTCGCGCATTGACGAGCTGTCGGCAAAACTGGGCGCGGCCCTGGCGTCGTTGAAAATCGGCTCGCCACTGGATGAAAGCGTGCAGTTCGGCCCGCTGGCCAACAAAGCCCACTACGACAAAATCGTCAGCTACTTCGAGCGCCTGGGCGACGGCCAGGAAATTATCACCGGCGGGCGAACCGTGGGCGGCACGGGCTACTTTGTCGAGCCGACCTTGTTGCGCGCCTGTAACCCGAAAGACCTGTTCCTCACCGAAGAAACCTTCGGCCCCATCGTCTGCCTGTTGCCGTTCGACAGCGACGAAGAGCTAATCGAGTTGCTCAACGACACGCCCTATGGTCTGGGCGCCAGTATCTGGACCAACGATTTGTCCAAGGCCCTGCGCATGATCCCGCGCATCGAGTCGGGCATGGTGTGGGTCAATATGCATACCTTCCTCGACCCGGCGGTACCGTTCGGCGGCAGTAAATCGTCGGGTGTGGGGCGTGAATTTGGCAGCGCATTCATCGATGCGTTTACCGAATTGAAGTCGGTGATGATCCGGTACTGA
- a CDS encoding nuclear transport factor 2 family protein gives MSDVLALEQRLHVFESQQAVRACMNRYMALCDALDANTPLDELAGLFTRAAIWEGKGVKYAKSFGGYRGRQAIRDMFATYMKPPAHFALNVHFLTSELIDVDGDQANGSWVMLQTSTFTSQTSHLNAARLSVRFAREDGQWRMAHFQTENLFGRPVSAWNSEAPLPVPAANTQQ, from the coding sequence ATGAGCGATGTCCTGGCATTGGAACAACGTCTGCACGTTTTCGAGTCGCAACAGGCCGTGCGTGCCTGCATGAATCGTTACATGGCGCTGTGTGACGCCCTGGACGCCAACACACCGCTCGACGAACTGGCGGGGCTGTTTACCCGCGCGGCGATCTGGGAAGGCAAGGGCGTCAAGTATGCAAAAAGCTTTGGCGGCTACCGTGGGCGCCAGGCAATCCGCGACATGTTCGCCACCTACATGAAACCGCCGGCGCACTTCGCTCTGAATGTGCATTTTCTTACCAGTGAACTGATTGACGTTGACGGTGACCAGGCCAATGGCAGCTGGGTGATGTTGCAAACCAGCACTTTCACAAGCCAAACCTCGCACCTCAATGCGGCCCGGCTGAGCGTGCGCTTCGCACGCGAAGACGGCCAATGGCGCATGGCGCATTTTCAAACCGAAAACTTGTTCGGCCGTCCTGTAAGTGCGTGGAACAGCGAGGCGCCTTTGCCGGTGCCAGCGGCTAATACCCAACAATAA
- a CDS encoding amidase, with amino-acid sequence MTIVVESLNMGGAGPSVMVKDTIDIAGSPTRASSRALEQATPAVKHADVVQRLLDAGCRITGKTNLHELAFGTTGINHYTGTAINPRFPALIPGGSSSGSAAAVAAGLADFSLGTDTGGSVRVPACCCGVFGFKPSFGRVSRQGVIPAATTLDCVGPFAASLPMLITAMAIIDPSFSPATTPASLNIGVLQVPASKAVSAVVQAALSASGQHTEMVECADFEAAYSAGMVIINRETHVACGHLLAAGKVGADIAGRLQAAGTMTDAAIADAEQVRDRFTAQVDAALQQFDVLVLPTMPDFPLRVEDAADTRAVLGMTSLVRPFNLSGHPAVTLPLASPEGLPVGLQLIGAKGDDEALLAAATLLLQRICAGAQR; translated from the coding sequence ATGACAATCGTGGTTGAGTCTTTGAACATGGGTGGCGCTGGCCCCAGCGTGATGGTGAAGGACACCATCGACATTGCAGGCTCGCCCACCCGCGCGTCGAGCCGCGCGCTGGAACAGGCCACACCCGCTGTGAAGCATGCCGATGTGGTGCAGCGTCTGCTGGACGCCGGTTGCCGCATTACCGGCAAAACCAACCTGCACGAGTTGGCCTTTGGTACTACAGGGATCAACCATTACACTGGCACCGCGATCAATCCGCGTTTCCCAGCGCTGATCCCTGGTGGCTCGTCCAGTGGTTCGGCGGCGGCAGTGGCAGCGGGGCTGGCGGATTTCAGCTTGGGCACCGATACCGGAGGTTCGGTGCGCGTTCCGGCCTGTTGCTGCGGTGTGTTCGGCTTCAAGCCAAGCTTTGGCCGGGTCAGTCGCCAGGGCGTCATACCGGCTGCGACAACACTCGATTGTGTTGGTCCTTTCGCCGCCTCGTTGCCGATGCTGATCACGGCGATGGCAATCATTGACCCCAGCTTCAGCCCTGCCACTACACCTGCCAGCCTGAACATCGGCGTGTTGCAAGTACCGGCGAGCAAAGCGGTGAGCGCAGTGGTTCAGGCCGCCTTGAGCGCCAGTGGCCAACATACTGAGATGGTTGAATGCGCAGACTTTGAAGCGGCCTACAGCGCCGGCATGGTCATTATCAACCGTGAAACCCACGTCGCCTGCGGCCATCTGCTTGCCGCTGGCAAAGTCGGTGCAGACATCGCCGGTCGTCTGCAAGCTGCCGGTACCATGACCGATGCAGCCATTGCCGATGCCGAGCAGGTGCGCGACCGCTTTACCGCGCAAGTCGATGCGGCACTACAACAATTCGATGTACTGGTGTTGCCAACCATGCCGGACTTCCCGCTGCGAGTTGAAGATGCCGCCGACACTCGCGCGGTGTTGGGCATGACCTCGCTGGTGCGCCCGTTCAATTTGTCCGGCCACCCAGCCGTTACCTTGCCACTGGCCAGCCCCGAAGGTTTGCCGGTCGGTCTGCAACTGATCGGGGCAAAAGGGGATGACGAGGCCTTGTTGGCGGCCGCTACGCTGTTGCTGCAGCGCATCTGCGCCGGGGCACAGCGATGA
- a CDS encoding MarR family winged helix-turn-helix transcriptional regulator gives MSPTKKRHSRYDPSSEGFRKEDFPFYWLARVHGQYTQNMERLLKKVDLDVARWRVLWILNQNGQSSISEISTHAIAKLSTITKIVYRMKDDGLVNTAQSPEDGRVTQVCITPQGLAMIERMQGATSELFKRSFAGLSESQVERLNKTLETVFHNLESF, from the coding sequence ATGAGCCCGACGAAAAAGCGCCACAGCCGCTACGACCCCTCCAGCGAAGGTTTTCGCAAAGAGGATTTCCCGTTTTATTGGCTAGCGCGCGTACATGGTCAGTACACCCAAAACATGGAACGTCTGCTCAAGAAGGTCGACCTCGACGTCGCCAGATGGCGCGTGTTGTGGATCCTCAATCAGAACGGCCAATCGAGCATTTCCGAGATATCGACCCACGCCATTGCCAAGCTGTCGACCATCACCAAGATCGTCTACCGCATGAAGGACGACGGCCTGGTCAATACCGCGCAAAGCCCTGAAGACGGCCGCGTCACCCAGGTGTGCATTACCCCGCAAGGCCTGGCGATGATCGAGCGCATGCAAGGCGCTACCAGCGAGCTGTTCAAACGCAGCTTTGCCGGCCTGAGCGAAAGCCAGGTCGAACGCCTGAACAAGACCCTTGAGACCGTGTTCCACAACCTGGAAAGCTTCTGA
- a CDS encoding flavin reductase: MVDLTSFRNAMALLGGAVSVITTDGHAGRFGFTASAVCSVTDSPPTLLVCMNRASQSNAQFQANAVVCVNVLSGAHQAQSGAFANKAMSMDERFATTSWTTLESGAPVMLDALVNFDCRIAQVHEVGSHSIFYCEVEAIRHGGSDEGLVYFNRAYHRLGEASKAC, encoded by the coding sequence ATGGTTGATCTAACCAGCTTTCGCAATGCAATGGCACTGCTCGGTGGCGCTGTCTCGGTAATTACCACCGACGGTCATGCCGGACGTTTTGGCTTCACCGCATCCGCCGTGTGCAGCGTCACCGACTCGCCGCCCACCTTGCTGGTGTGTATGAACCGCGCCTCACAGTCAAATGCGCAGTTCCAGGCCAACGCCGTGGTCTGTGTGAACGTGCTGTCGGGGGCGCATCAAGCGCAGTCCGGGGCGTTCGCCAATAAAGCAATGTCCATGGATGAGCGCTTTGCCACGACCAGCTGGACAACCCTTGAAAGCGGTGCACCGGTGATGCTCGACGCACTGGTGAACTTTGACTGCCGGATTGCCCAAGTGCATGAAGTAGGCTCGCACAGCATCTTCTATTGCGAGGTTGAAGCGATTCGCCACGGCGGTTCAGACGAGGGACTGGTGTACTTCAACCGCGCCTACCACCGCCTCGGTGAAGCCTCAAAGGCCTGCTGA
- a CDS encoding PDR/VanB family oxidoreductase: protein MNEALLDVVVSKRELQGDGVVVLDLTRADGALLPAFEAGAHVDIHVAPGLVRQYSLCSNPQDVSSYRLGVLKDPASRGGSQGVHETLLEGREVQISTPRNLFPLVEDAQRTLLLGGGIGITPMIAMAYALHQRGEHFELHYCGRARSSSAFLHELQNAPFAERVFTHFDDEGAEQKLDLVSVLGQGAAGVHMYTCGPSGFMDWVMSGARQQGYTEDHIHKEYFQVEVDTSGARFEVVAARSGKTVEVAEGQSILDALAQVGIKIEISCEQGVCGTCLCDVLEGEPDHRDVYLTDEEKAGNDQILVCCSRAKSKKLVLDI from the coding sequence ATGAATGAAGCACTTTTGGATGTAGTGGTGAGCAAGCGCGAGCTGCAAGGGGACGGCGTGGTGGTCCTCGACCTGACCCGTGCCGACGGCGCGCTGTTGCCTGCCTTCGAAGCCGGCGCCCATGTCGACATCCATGTCGCCCCTGGCCTGGTTCGCCAGTACTCGCTTTGCAGCAACCCGCAAGACGTCAGCAGCTACCGTTTGGGCGTTTTGAAAGATCCCGCCTCACGCGGCGGTTCGCAGGGTGTACATGAGACCCTGCTGGAAGGACGCGAAGTGCAGATCAGCACGCCGCGCAACTTGTTCCCACTGGTCGAAGATGCCCAGCGCACCCTTCTACTCGGTGGCGGTATCGGCATCACGCCGATGATCGCCATGGCCTACGCCCTGCATCAGCGTGGTGAGCATTTCGAGCTGCACTACTGTGGCCGTGCCCGTAGCAGCAGTGCGTTCTTGCATGAGCTGCAAAACGCGCCGTTCGCCGAGCGTGTGTTTACTCACTTCGACGATGAAGGCGCTGAGCAAAAGCTCGACCTGGTAAGTGTGCTAGGCCAGGGCGCAGCCGGGGTGCACATGTACACCTGCGGACCATCGGGTTTCATGGACTGGGTGATGAGCGGTGCCCGCCAACAGGGCTACACCGAAGACCACATCCACAAGGAATACTTCCAGGTCGAAGTAGACACCAGCGGCGCCCGCTTCGAAGTGGTTGCCGCCCGCAGCGGTAAAACCGTTGAAGTGGCAGAGGGACAATCGATTCTTGATGCATTGGCCCAGGTCGGCATCAAGATCGAGATCTCGTGCGAGCAAGGCGTGTGCGGTACCTGTCTGTGCGACGTGCTGGAAGGTGAACCGGATCACCGTGACGTGTACCTGACCGACGAAGAAAAGGCCGGCAATGACCAGATTCTGGTGTGTTGCTCACGTGCCAAGTCAAAAAAACTCGTGTTGGACATTTGA
- a CDS encoding SDR family NAD(P)-dependent oxidoreductase encodes MSHVALVTGAGQGLGQTFCARLLQAGYQVVVTDRSLEAAHASAKLLDPSGERTLAVRLDVGIKADFEHALSQVLERFGALHAVINNAAVTKTTPLMQISPEEFDAVVGLNLRSIFLACQVLGAYLAEVGYGRIINMASLAGQNGGTATGAHYAASKGAIVTLTKIFAKEFASRGVTVNAIAPGPIESPAVRAAVPAEKLDGLLANIPVRRLGDADFLGDLIVQLARPEAYFTTGATWDVNGGLFMR; translated from the coding sequence ATGAGCCACGTTGCATTGGTGACCGGCGCAGGGCAGGGCCTGGGTCAAACGTTCTGCGCAAGGTTGCTGCAAGCGGGTTATCAGGTGGTGGTCACTGACCGCAGCCTTGAGGCCGCGCACGCCAGCGCCAAACTGCTCGACCCGAGCGGTGAACGCACGCTGGCGGTGCGGTTGGATGTCGGCATCAAGGCTGATTTTGAGCATGCGTTGAGTCAGGTGCTGGAGCGCTTTGGCGCTCTGCACGCTGTGATCAACAACGCCGCCGTGACCAAGACCACGCCGCTGATGCAGATCAGCCCCGAGGAGTTCGATGCCGTGGTGGGCTTGAACCTGCGCAGCATCTTCCTTGCCTGCCAGGTGCTCGGTGCGTACCTGGCCGAGGTTGGCTACGGGCGAATTATCAACATGGCCTCGCTCGCCGGGCAGAACGGCGGCACCGCCACCGGGGCGCACTATGCGGCAAGCAAGGGGGCAATCGTGACCCTGACCAAAATCTTTGCCAAAGAGTTCGCCAGCCGTGGCGTCACCGTCAACGCCATTGCCCCGGGACCGATTGAGTCCCCGGCAGTGCGCGCGGCGGTACCCGCCGAGAAGCTTGACGGCTTGTTGGCCAATATTCCGGTGCGGCGCCTTGGCGATGCGGATTTTCTCGGTGACTTGATCGTTCAGTTGGCGCGCCCTGAAGCCTACTTTACAACCGGGGCGACCTGGGATGTGAACGGCGGCCTGTTCATGCGCTGA
- a CDS encoding aromatic-ring-hydroxylating dioxygenase subunit beta, which produces MNLQLLQEVTAFIWQEGDMLDHGEYDTWLNLWTEKGTYIIPINPKETDYENTLNYAYDDHHMRKLRVQRLIGGESISTSPQPRTVRSLSRFRVLVDDGMNLTVRCAQNVREFRKESLKHYTADLTYELVRAEGGFKIQRKLISLINSDDYLAGIGYIL; this is translated from the coding sequence ATGAACCTGCAACTATTGCAAGAAGTGACCGCTTTCATCTGGCAGGAAGGCGACATGCTCGACCACGGCGAGTACGACACCTGGCTGAACCTGTGGACGGAAAAAGGGACGTACATCATCCCGATCAACCCGAAAGAAACTGACTACGAGAACACCCTGAACTACGCCTATGACGATCACCACATGCGCAAGCTGCGTGTGCAACGCTTGATTGGCGGCGAGTCGATCTCCACCAGCCCGCAACCGCGCACTGTGCGCAGCTTGTCGCGCTTTCGCGTGTTGGTCGACGACGGCATGAATCTAACCGTGCGCTGTGCACAGAACGTGCGCGAGTTTCGTAAGGAAAGCCTCAAGCACTACACCGCCGACCTGACGTACGAGCTGGTACGGGCCGAGGGTGGCTTCAAGATCCAGCGCAAGTTGATCAGCCTGATCAACAGTGACGATTACCTCGCCGGTATCGGCTACATCCTCTAA